From the genome of Brevundimonas sp. NIBR11:
CCAGGGCGGCGATGGAGGGCCAGTCCGCGAGCCAGCTCATCTGGTCGTTCAACTCGATCCCGAAAAGGCGAAACTTGACCGCCAGCGCCAGCATCAACAGCGGCAGAAAGGTCCGCAGCCCCGTCGCCGAGGCCAGGCCCAGCCCCAGGAGGGCGGGCAGGACCCAGACCTGAAATGGTCCGGCGACCGTTTCCAGCCCCTGCTGAACGCCTTGAAGATCGATGCCGTCCATTCGGATGTCCCTTATCAGACACAGGCCGCCGAGGAGGATAATACCCGGAACCGCGCGCGGGTCCGCCGGTTTCGCTGGGGAGTTTCAAGGAGAGCCCCATGACCGACCGTTTCGTACCCGCCGCCGAGAACACCGCCGACCACGAGCGGAAGATTCAGTCGGAGATCGATGGCAAGGCGGAGCAGGGCGGCGGCGAGGGTCAGGATAAGGGTGCGGTCCAGGCCGGCGCCCGCCGCTATCCGGAACCCCCCTTCCCCCAGCAGCATCAGACCAAGCCCGGAAACGAGGCGGCGCTGGATCCGGCGCCGATGTACGACGCCCCCTTCTGGAAGGGCTCGGGCAAGCTGGAGGGGTTCGCGGCCCTCATCACCGGCGCCGACTCGGGCATCGGTCGCGGCGTGGCCGTCCTGTTCGCGCGTGAGGGCTGCGATGTCGCCATCTGTCACCTCGACGAGGACGCGGACGCCGAGGAGACGAAAAAGGCCGTCGAGGCGGAGGGTCGTCGCGCCATCGTCCTTAAGGGCGACGTCGCCGATCCGGCCTTTTCGAAGATGGCGGTGGCCGAGACGCTGAAGGCCTTCGGCCGCCTCGATGTCGTCGTTCCTAACGCCGCCTTCCAGGAACATGTCGACGCCTTCGAGGACCTGACCTTCGAGCATTTCGACCGGACGCTGAAGACCAACCTCTACGGCTACTTCAACCTGACCCAAGCGGCTGTGCCGCACATGAAGGCGGGCGGGTCGATCGTGATGACCGGTTCGGTGACGGGCATCCTCGGCAACAAGGATCTGCTTGACTATTCAATGACCAAGGGCGGCATTCACGCCTTCGCCCGCTCGCTGGGTACACACCTCGCGAAGCGCGGCATTCGCGTCAACGTGGTCGCGCCCGGCCCGGTTTGGACGCCCTTGAACCCCGCCGACAAACAGGCCGAGGATGTCGCTCATTTCGGGGAGGACACGGTGATGAAGCGCCCCGCCCAGCCCGAAGAGATCGCTCCGGCCTACGTCTTCCTCGCCTCGCCCCAGATGTCGAGCTTCATCACCGGCGAGTTGCTGCCGATCATCGGCGGCTATTCGGGAGGCTAGCCGACGACGTCCGCCTGATCCGGATGACGCTTGAACCAGGCCACGGCGTAACCGCACACCGGCGTCAGGCGATGATCCTCTGCGCGGGCGTGGTCGGCCAGGCTCTGCATGAACTGGCCCGCCGCGCCCGATCCGCGCAGTTCATCCTCGGCCTCGACGTGCAGGATGGCGCGGCGGTTTCCCTGCACCGAATAGTCGGCCCAGACGCGTCGCGTCTGACCCTCCCCATCCGTGAACCCCTGTTCGTAGCGTTGTTCGGCCACGACATCGCGGAAGTCGGTCATGAAGATCCCCTCGTTGCTACGAGAAGAATGTCTTGCATCGGCGGACCGTTCCGTACGGTCACGTATGATCAGGCGGGCCTGTCAGCCAGAAGGTTCAGCAGCCCCAGAACGCTCTTCACGGTGAACCAGACGCTGAGCAGGAACCAGAGCAGGAGAAACAGAAGCAGGAAGGGGATGCCGATCAGCACGATCGAGGCGACGCTTGAGATTGCGATCAGCACCCACAGGGCGATGGTCCACCAGAAGACCGACCAGAACAGCGCGATCTGGGCCTCGATATGCTGGCGTGCGACGCCCGTGGCCGAACCGCGCGCGGCGTAGGACACCACCAGTCCGACCAGAACCAACACGTTCGCCGAAGGAATCGAAAGGATATAGAGCGCCCAGGCCACTAGAGCGGCGGGCTTGCCCTCGGCTTCGTGGCCCGCCTCGAGACGGGGTTGGGATGCGTCGAACATTCAGTCGCTCCTTTATTGACGAGAGCCTTATTCACGGGATCGGCCGGATCGCTGCACGATCCCTCCTCAGCCGATCAGGCTCAGAACAGCCAGGCGCGTGGCTTCTCGATCGGTCGGCTCGCCTTCAGCTTCAGAACGCCTCCAGCGCCCCGAAGGATCAACCAGACCGCCAGAACGAACAGAACGAAGACCCCCAGGCCCACGGCGATCAGGATAGCGCCGAGCAGGGCGACCACCGCGCCCGCCCAAAGGGTGCGCTGTTGGAACATGAAGTGGCTCGCGGCGATCTCGCCTTTTGGAGCCGCCCGGCCGGTGACGGCCAGAAGGGCGAGCACGGCGGAGACGCCCAGCGTCGGCACCGCGAAGAGAATCAGGGCGTAGACGGTGTAAATGCCCATGGCGCCGTCGATCGGCGCCTGTTGTTCGCCGCGACGTGCGAAGCTTCCGACAGGTTGTTCGGCGACCGGCGTCTCGCGCGCCCAGCGGGGAACCGGTTCGGGCGCGGGCGGCGGGGCCGGGATCGGCGTCGGAGCAGCCATCTCGGGAACCGGGGCGACGACCGGGCCAGGCGTCGGTTCGAACAACCCGGCCCCGACTTTCGGCTCCGGCTCGACGGGTCTGCGCTCACGCGTCCGGCCCTCGAGCGCCGCGGGTGTGGCGAATCCGATCAGGTCGTCGTCATGATGGTCCGGCTCGGACGGCCGGCGTGCACTGGGATCGCCGGGCTCGGCCATCGGGGTCCTCGCGTTCATGGTGGCGACAATGGCGGGGCGGCCCGTCCGAGGCAAGTCAGCCGAGGTCGTTGATCGAGAGATCGGCCCGGTCCATCCAGCTTCCGGCCATCCAACCGCGCTCGGCGGCGCTTAGATGCTCGCCGATCAGGATGGCGTTGGTCGGCGTCTCTTCGAGCGTCAGTTCGACGCAGCGATAGGGCGAGCCATCGGCGGCCAAGATGGCGTCGAGCTTGCGCCTCAGGGCGACGGCGAAGGCCTCGGTCGTCGGGTCGCCATCGAAGACCATCAAGCGAGGCACGCGCTGCGGTTCGGTCTCCCGAAACCACGCCAGCATGGGATCGACGGCGTTCATCTGAAACGCGTGATCCACGGCCTTGTCGATGAAGCCGTGCCAGCGGCCTTTCAGCGTCTCGAACGAGGCGACGTAGTTGGAGCCGCCGAAATCCATCTCCGCGTCGGTGGCCAGGACGACGTGGACGAACTCGTTATGACCATGCGGCACCGCGCAGCGCGACGAGGGGTCGGCCAGCAGACGATGGGCCATCGAAAAGCGGCGTGTGAAACGAACCTGGGGCATTGCGCGGCGACATGTCGTGCCGAAAGCCGGCAAAGGCAAGGCTGGACCTTGATCAGCGCCGATAGGTCAGCTCGCACCCGGCCCCGTCGGCGGCCTCCAGCGCGCCCGGCTTGTCAACCCGGACGGTGACTCCCAGCACCCGTCGATCCTCCAGACAGTGGAGGGCCAACCGTTCGGCGAAGGTCTCGACGAGACCAACATGCCCCTCGGCGATTATGCGGCGGACCGAGGCGGCGATGGTCTCGTAGTTGATGGTGTCGTGGAGGCCGTGGACCTCTGCCTGGCCAAGATCCAGCGTCACGTCGATGACGAGGGTCTGGAGCCGTCCATGCTCGTGATCGTAGACGCCGATGCCCGCCTCGACCCGCAGGCCTTTCACGAAGACGGTCAGGTTTTCGCGCCGGGCGGCCGAAGGAAACTGGGTCACGGCGCTGTTCACTCGGCGATGTCGGGGGTTTGCCAGGCCAGGTGCTGGCCGGCGTCGACGGCGATCATCTGACCCGTGACGGACTGCGCGCCCACAAGATAAACGACAGCCTCGGCGATGTCCTCCGGCGACGGACCGTGGCCCAGCGGCATGGCGGCCTGTTCGGCGGCGAACTGCGCCTCCGACTGGTGGATGGAGGCCAGTGTCGGGCCGGGCCCCACGCCGTTGACGCGGATGCGGGGAGCGAGGGCCTGGGCCAGGGTCCGCGTCGCCCACCACAGGCCGTTTCGCGACAGGGCGTAGGAGAAGAAGCGCGGATCGGGCTTCAACACCCGCTGGTCCAGCAGGTTGACGATCGACGATCCGTCCGGGGCCTGGGCCGCGAAGGTCTCGGCCAGCACCACCGGCGCCCGCAGATTGGTCTCCAGATGCAGGCGCCAGGTCTCGCGCGACAGGTCGCCGACGCGGTCGTCCTCGAACACCGAGGCGTTGTTGATCAGGACGGAGATCGCCCCCAGGGCCTTCCCGGCGGCGGGCATCAGGGCGCGGACCTCGGCTTCTTCGGTCAGGTCGGCGGAAACGACGGCGGCTCGGACGCCGAGGGCGCGAACCTCTTCGGCCAGGGCTTCTGCGTCCTCAACCGAATCGCGATGATGGATGGCGACGTCATGGCCGCGCGCGGCCAGGGCCAGCACGATGGCGCGACCGATCCGGCGCGCTCCACCGGTGACGAGCGCCGCGCCTCGATCGGACGACGCGCGAGGTTCAGTCAACCCGGCCGAACTCGAAGAAGTTGAAGGCGCCGACAACGGCGACGAAACCGAGGATGATGTAGAGGGCCAGCATGGAAAGCTCCTGATAGTCGGGCGGGCATACCGGCGCCGGGCCGTCGGTTCAAGGCCGCCACGCGCGTCGGATGGCAGTCAAAGGTCTCGCAAGACGCAGATGTCCAGGTTGCCTCACCCCGCCTCCTGTCGGACAAGGCGGTCATGACTGATTTTCCTGTGACGGTCTTTCACAACCCCGACTGCTCCAAGTCGCGTGCGACGGTGGACCTGATACAGGCGCGAGGGATCGAGCCGGAGATCATCCTCTATCGCGAGGTTGGCTGGACCGAGAAGAGACTGCGCGGCCTGCTGGAGCGCTTGGGAGAGCCGGCGAGAGCAATCCTGCGAACGGGGGAGGCGGAGGCGGCTCTGCTGGGCACGAACGCCTCGGACGACGTCGTCATCGCCGCCATGGTCGCCCACCCGATCCTGGTCGAACGTCCCATCGTCGAAAGCCCCCTCGGCGTCGTCGTGGCCCGACCGGTCGAACGGGTGTTCGAGGTCCTTCCGGCCCTGTAGCCTCGCCCCATGAACTGGCGCGTCCGAATCGAGCCCTTCACCCGCCCGATCTTCTTCTTCGTGTCGCGGCTGTCGCGCGGCATGACCCTGGGCGTGCGGTCCGTGGCGGTGGATGCCCAGGGCCGCGTCATGCTGGTGAAACACACCTATCTGGCCGGCTGGTGGTTGCCCGGCGGAGGCGTCGATCGCGGCGAGACCACAGGCGAGGCCGCCGCGCGTGAACTGGTCGAAGAGACGGGACTGATCGCCACGGCGCCCGGCCGGCTGGTCTCCGTCCATTCCAACGAGCGGTTCTTCCGGGGCGATCATGTGCTGGTCTATCGCTTCGACGCCTTCAAGGCGGGCGAACTGACCCATCACGGCGAGATCGCAGAGACCGGCTGGTTCGACCCCCTGAACCTGCCCGAGGATGCGCACCGATCGACGCGTTCGCGCATGGCGGAGATGTTCGGCGGTGCGCCCATCGATTCGCGCTGGTAAAGGCTTCGCCATGAACTTCGCCCCTTACATCGCCATGCTGGCCGTCGTTTTGGCCGGCGGCGCCACCGCGCTCCAGGCGCCGACGAACGCCCGGCTGGCGACGGCCGTGGCCAGTCCGGTCAACGCCGCCTTCGTCTCCTTCGCCGTCGGCACGGCGGCACTCGGCCTCCTCGCCGCCATCCTGCACACCCGGCCGGACATTACGGCAGCCAAGGGCCTGCCCTGGTACGCCTGGGTCGGAGGCCTGTATGGCGCGATCTTCGTGGTCGCGGCGACCTGGGCCGTTCCGCGTCTGGGCGTGGCCATGACCATCACCCTGATGGTGGCGGGCCAGCTCATCATCAGCCTGGCGCTCGATCATTTCGGCGCGTTCGGCGTGCCTCGCGCTCCGGTCAACCTTGGCCGGATCGCCGGTGTGGCTCTCGTCATCGCCGGCGTCGTCCTCGTGCGCCGCAGCTGAGATGTCGGCGCCCCTCCCCGACGCCGGCCTGAACTGGGTCGACGCCCGCGCGCCCGAGGGGCTGAAGCCCTGGCTGAAGCTTGGCCGGTTCGACCGGCCCATCGGCGTCTGGCTGCTGCTGCTTCCCGGCTGGCAGGGGATCGCCCTCGCGCTGAGCCAGCACCGGTCGACGCCCGACCTCTATGATTTGTGGCTGTTCGCCGGTTTCGCCATCGGGGCCTGTCTGATGCGGGCGGCGGGCTGCGCCTTCAACGACATCGTCGATCGCGACATCGACCTGAAGGTCGCCCGCACGGCGGCGCGTCCCGTCGCCTCCGGTCGGATCAGCGTCCGCGAGGCCTGGCGGTTCGTCATCGGGTGCAGTCTCGTCAGCCTAGCCATCCTCGTGACCCTGAACCTGACGGCGGTCCTGTTGGGCGTCGGCTCCCTGGCACTGGTCGCCGCCTATCCCTTCATGAAGCGCATCACTTGGTGGCCCCAGGCCTGGCTGGGCCTGACCTTCAACTGGGGCGCCCTGATGGGCTACGCCGCCGCGACCGGC
Proteins encoded in this window:
- a CDS encoding DMT family transporter, which produces MNFAPYIAMLAVVLAGGATALQAPTNARLATAVASPVNAAFVSFAVGTAALGLLAAILHTRPDITAAKGLPWYAWVGGLYGAIFVVAATWAVPRLGVAMTITLMVAGQLIISLALDHFGAFGVPRAPVNLGRIAGVALVIAGVVLVRRS
- the folB gene encoding dihydroneopterin aldolase, which gives rise to MTQFPSAARRENLTVFVKGLRVEAGIGVYDHEHGRLQTLVIDVTLDLGQAEVHGLHDTINYETIAASVRRIIAEGHVGLVETFAERLALHCLEDRRVLGVTVRVDKPGALEAADGAGCELTYRR
- a CDS encoding 6-carboxytetrahydropterin synthase codes for the protein MPQVRFTRRFSMAHRLLADPSSRCAVPHGHNEFVHVVLATDAEMDFGGSNYVASFETLKGRWHGFIDKAVDHAFQMNAVDPMLAWFRETEPQRVPRLMVFDGDPTTEAFAVALRRKLDAILAADGSPYRCVELTLEETPTNAILIGEHLSAAERGWMAGSWMDRADLSINDLG
- a CDS encoding GNAT family N-acetyltransferase, which codes for MTDFRDVVAEQRYEQGFTDGEGQTRRVWADYSVQGNRRAILHVEAEDELRGSGAAGQFMQSLADHARAEDHRLTPVCGYAVAWFKRHPDQADVVG
- a CDS encoding arsenate reductase family protein, whose product is MTDFPVTVFHNPDCSKSRATVDLIQARGIEPEIILYREVGWTEKRLRGLLERLGEPARAILRTGEAEAALLGTNASDDVVIAAMVAHPILVERPIVESPLGVVVARPVERVFEVLPAL
- a CDS encoding UbiA family prenyltransferase, with protein sequence MSAPLPDAGLNWVDARAPEGLKPWLKLGRFDRPIGVWLLLLPGWQGIALALSQHRSTPDLYDLWLFAGFAIGACLMRAAGCAFNDIVDRDIDLKVARTAARPVASGRISVREAWRFVIGCSLVSLAILVTLNLTAVLLGVGSLALVAAYPFMKRITWWPQAWLGLTFNWGALMGYAAATGALSFLVWASGQWKVMSGEWLTFAVAPGVNGELTIAAILLWVGGVFWTLGYDTIYALQDIEDDAMVGVKSSARRLGTGVRTGVAAFYGLAVLSAVAAGAVAELGAPFYLGVAAYAAHLAWQIRALRPEDGALALKLFKSNREAGLILLAAIALGTLTFAL
- a CDS encoding SDR family oxidoreductase, with translation MTEPRASSDRGAALVTGGARRIGRAIVLALAARGHDVAIHHRDSVEDAEALAEEVRALGVRAAVVSADLTEEAEVRALMPAAGKALGAISVLINNASVFEDDRVGDLSRETWRLHLETNLRAPVVLAETFAAQAPDGSSIVNLLDQRVLKPDPRFFSYALSRNGLWWATRTLAQALAPRIRVNGVGPGPTLASIHQSEAQFAAEQAAMPLGHGPSPEDIAEAVVYLVGAQSVTGQMIAVDAGQHLAWQTPDIAE
- a CDS encoding SDR family oxidoreductase, with protein sequence MTDRFVPAAENTADHERKIQSEIDGKAEQGGGEGQDKGAVQAGARRYPEPPFPQQHQTKPGNEAALDPAPMYDAPFWKGSGKLEGFAALITGADSGIGRGVAVLFAREGCDVAICHLDEDADAEETKKAVEAEGRRAIVLKGDVADPAFSKMAVAETLKAFGRLDVVVPNAAFQEHVDAFEDLTFEHFDRTLKTNLYGYFNLTQAAVPHMKAGGSIVMTGSVTGILGNKDLLDYSMTKGGIHAFARSLGTHLAKRGIRVNVVAPGPVWTPLNPADKQAEDVAHFGEDTVMKRPAQPEEIAPAYVFLASPQMSSFITGELLPIIGGYSGG
- a CDS encoding NUDIX domain-containing protein; this translates as MNWRVRIEPFTRPIFFFVSRLSRGMTLGVRSVAVDAQGRVMLVKHTYLAGWWLPGGGVDRGETTGEAAARELVEETGLIATAPGRLVSVHSNERFFRGDHVLVYRFDAFKAGELTHHGEIAETGWFDPLNLPEDAHRSTRSRMAEMFGGAPIDSRW